The following is a genomic window from Photobacterium sp. GJ3.
AACATTAATCATGAAAAACAAAAAATTGTTATTTAGGGATGTTTTTATGCCTCTGGGGTAAGGGTGGGTGGTGTTTTATTTCTTATTATTCAGTAATTTAAGGTTATTATTTAATGCTAAAATAAATGAGGTTTTTTTTTGAGAAAAACGAAAAAAGCCTCCCTTCGGAGGCTTTCGAATATCGGCTCACTGGTATGATGAGCTGAATAAAGCGGCTTTTTTTGTTCTGCTCTGAAATTAAAATTAGCGCAGAAGTGACATGGCCATACCAGACAGCTGATTCGTCTGAGACAGTACATTTGTGCCAGCTTGCATCAACATCTGATTTTTTGTCATGTTTGATGTTTCCACAGCAAAATCAGTATCCATGATCCGGCCTTTCGCAGCATCGGTATTTTCAACCATATTGCCCAGGTTCGTAATGGTGTGTTCCAGACGGTTGATGTTTGCACCCATTGCGGCACGTGCACCACCCAGAGTGTCCAGGGTTCCCTGAATTGCGGTCATTGCTTTGTGGGCTTCAGCCTGGTTCTCCGCAACGGTTTTGCCTGTATCACCGAAAGAAACCAGTGCACCCAGCGTTCCGCCTGCTTTCAGCGATGTGTGTGCTGCGGTCACCGCGGTATCAATTTTTGCAAAGCTCAGGGTTTCCGCGGTTGAGCCACCAATTTGCAGTGTCAGACCACCGGTTTTAATCCCCTTGTCGCTAAACAGTGCTTCACCGGCAAATTTAGTGTTTGCAATGATGCTGCCCAGCTCGGATGTTAATTCAGTAAATTCGGCTTGAAGTGCAGACTGGTCATTCACGCTGTTCGTACCATTCGCTGCTTGTGTTGCCAGATCGTTCATACGGTACAGAATGTTGGTGGCTTCATCAAAAGCACCTTCTGCCGTTTGCAGCATGGAAATACCATCCTGAGAGTTTCGCATTGCCACAGACATGCCACGGCTTTGCGCCTGAAGGCGGCTGGCGATTTGGAGGCCGGCTGCATCATCCGCCGCAGAGTTGATCCGGTAACCCGTGGCCAGACGTTCCATTGCCGTGTTCAGCATATTACCTGTGCCATTCAGTGTGTTCTGAGTGACCAGAGACGCGTAATTGGTATGCATAGATAGAGCCATGAGATTTCTCCTTTGTGCATTCAAGGTGGAATGCGATTGTTGTGTTCTTCGTTGTGGAGGATTCCTCCGTTCATGGTGATTAGGCGGTTTCGATCTGGCGTAAATTAATGTTTTTGGTTTGTTTTTCGGTGTATTCTTCTGTGAAATTAATATTTGTAGTGATAGATCTTGAAGGGGATGATTCTAGACCTGGACATGTGTACAAAAATTTTTTTGAGTATCGTGAATGATCATCGGGTATGAAGTGTTACGTATGACTCAAAATTAGTGCCCTGACTTTAATGTGATTCTCTTCGCATTTTTGTTTTTGTACATCGAGATGACAGATGAATCACTCTGATTTTCACACGGATCAGACGAGCGGAAACCCAGTGAGGCTAGAATCGTTCCAATCAGAACAGGCGGGTAAATCCAGCTTTGGCACTGAATTCATCTCACGCGCGAAGGAGCGGGGTAGGGCAATACCAATCGCAGTCAATCACGGGCTATCCCAGCTCGTTAAAATGTTTGATACTGCGTTCGATTTTTTGATTGTAGAATCATGACTTATCTGAAAAATCTGCCTTGTTCTCAAACATTTTTCCTGCGCTATTTCTGATCATTGACTGACTTTGATTGCTTTCACCCGGCATTCAAGAGCAGCGATCAGCGACTGCTGGTTGACAGGAGCCCCCGAAAAGTGGCGATCATCGCCTGTGTCTGGAAGGTGATTGTTATCTTAAATTCGATGTAGCGTGATGGCGTCTTATAGGAGGTAAAATCTGCTTGATTTTAAAGACTGACGCCATCGTCGTTTGTTAGTTACCGAGCGCTGGAGGTAGAATTAGTAGTGATAGCGACATGAAATAATCGTAATCGCTTGATGATCAACTGCGTAAACTAGCCGATTTGTATCATCAATACGGCGCGACCAAAAACCAGATAAGTTCTCCTTTAAGGGCTCGGGCTTACCAATCCCTTCAAATGGTGAACGCTTTACATCGTTGATTAATTTATTTATTCGCTTCAGTGTCTTTTTGTCTTGGGTTTGCCAGTATAGGTAGTCACCCCAAGCTTCATCAGTCCATGTTAGTAAACGTTGGCTATGACTCATCAATCAGGTCTCGTGTTGTTGTTTGACCAGCACGATACTGCGCTATTGAACGATTCAGGTGCTCTGCATTTTCAGGAGAGCGAAGCAGGTGCACTGTTTCCATCAGACTATTGTAATAATCCAGTGACATCACCACTGCATCTTCTGAATCTCTGCGTGTGATAACCGTTGTGTCAGCATCGTTCACGACACCATCGAGCACGGCTTTTAGGCTATTTCTAGCTTCAGTAAAAGATACGATTTTCATAGAACCTCCACACGTACATTTAGTGGAACAAGTATAGTGCTTGAAATTACACATGTACAGTCAATGGTACATATTAACCGCTCAAGTAGCGAACGCCTGCTTGAATCGCAGACTATGCACAAAATCAGTCATCTCACGCACGAAGGCGCGTGGCAGGGCCATACCAATCGCAGTCAATCATGACTGACTTACTTTGATGGGATAAGGCGGCGCTGTATTGCAAAGATGGGGGTTCCCTCATGCTGACTTGTCTTCATGAGGGAGAGAGACCCAGTGAACGGCTTACTTGACGACTTTCAGCTTACGCGGGGCAGCAAACGAGGTGGGGATGTCGCTGATGTAGCCAAAATAATAGCCAGCACCCAGACGGCGGAAGCGGATTAAATCGTGTTGCGTCGCGATGCGGCCCGCCACAAAATCCACTTCATGCTGTTTGAGAAAGCGAATCACAGGTAACAAGCCTTGCTTGAAGGTTGTGTCCTCGTTGACCTGAGCGATTTTGATCGCCATGGGCGGATAAACTTCGAGCAAAGGCAGATAAGGCGTTGGCAGCCGGATATCTAACCAGAACATCGGACAGACATCACTGAGCCAACTGAGTAATTGTTTCAGTTTAGGCTGATCTAAATCGGGCTGGAACAGTTGAATACAGGGAACAATTTCCCGCATCGCCTTACCGTGGTGTTCATAGAGTGCCGATAAAAACGTATGCCCCGGCTCCCAGTTCAGCAGGGTTTCCGCCTGCAAAGGAACCACCAATGGGTTGATCAGACTGGTGTGAATGGTTTCCTGCTGGAATTGAATATGCCGGATGGCCAGCAGTAAACCAAACAGATCCAGTGCATAGCGCATTTCATCCGATAAATTGAAGCGGTAAACACTTTGCTCACTGTTGCTGCCGAATCGTAACGTCAGATGCTGAAAGGAAACGGCATTGGTTTCCGTATGTCGGATGGGCTGACAGGCATGTCGAATGTCATTGTACTGCATGGCTTCAAGGAGGATGAAGTCATCCGGAGTTTGGGCTGCCTGAATCAGCAGCCCTTTTGCATGCTCGCCAAGGGCGGCATCGGTAAACAGCTTAGCCAAGGTTTCCTACCACGTTAATTTGCTTATGCTCTGGAATCTCATTATATGATAAGACGGCCAGACCCTGCGCAAATGTACGTGCATAACGTGACAGAAGTGGGCGAAGTTGCGGCATCACCAACAGAACGGGTGGCATGTTTTGTTGCTTCAGCTGCTGTTTCACCAGCGGCAGGTTTTGCTGGAACTGCTGCAGGATGTTCGGTTCCACCGGGAAACTGTCGAGCATCACCTGACCATTCGACTGTGCTTGCTGGAGTGATTGCAGCAGAATCTGCTCCAGATCATCGGCCAGCGTATAGACATTTAAATCTTTGCGATCACCATTGATCAGATTTACCAGTGTCCGGCGCAGGCTGCAACGCACATCGGCTGCCAGCAGAATCGGGTCTTTGGTGTTCTCCGTGCTGTCGAGCATCGTATTGGCGATGGTGCGGATATCTTTCAGCGGCACCTGATCCTGCAGCAACTGACGGAACACTTTCAGTTGTTGCGCCGGTGCCATGACGTTCCCCAGCGCTTCCGCCAGTTTCGGTGCCTGTGCAGACAGACGCTGCATCATGTTTTCCACGTCATCGTGTGTGAACAGTTCTGCCAGATTATTTTTCATGATCTTGCTCAGGTGCGTTGCAATGACGGTTGCATCATCAATCACCTGATAACCCATGTTCAGGGCTTTCGCTTTATCCCGGGGCTCAATCCACACGGCAGGCAGCTGATAGGCCGGGTCGGTTCCCAGAATGCCATCAATATCCCCATAAGTTTCGCCGACCGCAATAGCCATCAGGCGATCCGGCTCAATTTCGCCCTGTTCGATGATCTCGCCATGGACGGCAATGGTGTACTGATTCGGGCGAAGGCTCAGGTTGTCCTGAATACTGACTTCAGGTAACAA
Proteins encoded in this region:
- the lafA gene encoding lateral flagellin LafA, producing MALSMHTNYASLVTQNTLNGTGNMLNTAMERLATGYRINSAADDAAGLQIASRLQAQSRGMSVAMRNSQDGISMLQTAEGAFDEATNILYRMNDLATQAANGTNSVNDQSALQAEFTELTSELGSIIANTKFAGEALFSDKGIKTGGLTLQIGGSTAETLSFAKIDTAVTAAHTSLKAGGTLGALVSFGDTGKTVAENQAEAHKAMTAIQGTLDTLGGARAAMGANINRLEHTITNLGNMVENTDAAKGRIMDTDFAVETSNMTKNQMLMQAGTNVLSQTNQLSGMAMSLLR
- a CDS encoding Txe/YoeB family addiction module toxin, with translation MSHSQRLLTWTDEAWGDYLYWQTQDKKTLKRINKLINDVKRSPFEGIGKPEPLKENLSGFWSRRIDDTNRLVYAVDHQAITIISCRYHY
- a CDS encoding type II toxin-antitoxin system Phd/YefM family antitoxin, whose amino-acid sequence is MKIVSFTEARNSLKAVLDGVVNDADTTVITRRDSEDAVVMSLDYYNSLMETVHLLRSPENAEHLNRSIAQYRAGQTTTRDLIDES